In one Niallia taxi genomic region, the following are encoded:
- a CDS encoding DMT family transporter → MRPILLGIASAFFFAFTFVLNKAMEMNGGSWVWSASLRYFFMVPFLLILVLVRGNLKPILVELRKNTGKWVLWSSVGFGIFYSFICFASAYGPGWLVAGTWQLTIISGTLLAPLFMEKINTKGEEAIMVRKKIPFKSLSFSLLIIIGIAFMQLEFAMKLSFGTAMLCLLPILVASFAYPLGNRKMMEIANGRFDVFQRVLGMTIASLPFWIILSIYGFLTAGPPSSSQVYQSGIVALFSGVVATILFFAATDAAKDNMHTLGAVEATQSFEVLFALIGEMVFLSVGLPSAMSLVGIAIVILGMVLHSIFSRNIKKLILAQTA, encoded by the coding sequence ATGCGTCCGATTTTGTTGGGAATCGCCTCAGCCTTTTTTTTCGCTTTTACTTTTGTGTTAAATAAAGCGATGGAGATGAATGGTGGGAGCTGGGTTTGGAGTGCGTCACTGCGGTATTTTTTTATGGTCCCATTTTTACTTATACTCGTTCTTGTAAGGGGGAATTTAAAACCTATTTTAGTAGAGCTACGAAAAAATACAGGTAAATGGGTATTATGGAGCTCTGTTGGATTTGGAATTTTTTATTCCTTTATTTGTTTTGCCTCAGCCTATGGACCTGGCTGGCTCGTTGCGGGAACATGGCAGCTGACAATAATCTCAGGAACATTACTAGCACCGCTGTTTATGGAGAAGATAAACACAAAAGGCGAAGAAGCAATCATGGTGCGAAAGAAAATTCCTTTCAAAAGCTTAAGCTTTTCTTTGTTAATTATTATCGGCATTGCTTTCATGCAGCTGGAATTTGCGATGAAGCTGTCATTTGGCACGGCGATGCTTTGTCTTCTTCCGATTCTAGTAGCATCATTCGCTTATCCTTTAGGTAATCGCAAAATGATGGAGATTGCAAATGGACGATTTGATGTTTTCCAGCGGGTACTTGGCATGACAATTGCAAGTCTACCCTTTTGGATTATTTTGTCCATATATGGCTTCCTTACAGCAGGACCTCCGTCTAGTTCACAAGTTTATCAATCAGGTATTGTTGCCCTGTTTTCTGGAGTTGTTGCGACAATCCTCTTTTTTGCGGCAACAGACGCTGCCAAGGATAATATGCATACACTTGGGGCCGTTGAGGCGACACAGTCCTTTGAAGTGCTGTTTGCTTTAATTGGTGAAATGGTGTTTTTATCTGTTGGGCTGCCAAGTGCGATGTCTCTTGTCGGAATAGCCATCGTTATTTTGGGAATGGTGCTTCATAGTATATTTTCCAGAAATATAAAAAAACTAATATTAGCACAAACCGCCTAA